The stretch of DNA ATCGATTTTATTGCCGTAGTGGATAAAGTCCCCGTTGGGCAGGTAGCGATTCAGACCGCCTCCCCAGGTACCGATCCAGAGGTCACCCTCGGGCGCCAGATAGAGGCTGCGGATTTTATCACTGGTCAGGCTATTGGGGTTGTCCGGGCTGTGGCGCAGCCGGGTCACCTTCCCCGTTGACAGGTCCAGGCGATTGAGGCCGCCGGAGGCCGTTCCGGCCCAGATTACCCCGGACTTCTCATCGCCGGCCAGAGCCCAGATGCGGTTGTTGCTGAGGCTGCTGGGATTGTCGGGCTCGTGTTGCCATCCCCGGATCTGGTCCCGTGAGCGGTTTAACCGCTGCAGGCCATTGTCTGTGCCTATCCAGAGGTCACCGTTGCTGCTGGCATAAAAGGATCTGAGGGAGTTGGAGAACAGCGGTGTTCTGGAGGCGCGCTGGTGGAAATAGTGAAACCGTTGCTGGGCCAGCACATGCTTGTTGACCCCGCCCAGCAGGGTTCCGACCCAGATCACGCCGGAGCGGTCCCCGTAGATTTGGGTAATGTGGTCGTTGGAGAGGGTATGGGGGCTGTTCAGGTCGCTGTGTAGAAAGTCGAGCAGGCCTCCGTGCCAGATGAAGAGCCCCCGGTCGGTACCGATCCAGAGGCTGTTGTCCTCGGCTGACAGGTAGAGCGATTTGACATCGCGCCCCTGCAGCGGCTGGTTAATATAGGGCCTTAGCCTGGCCTGCTCCGGAAGCAGCTCAAGTACGCCCAGCTGGCCCGCCGCCAACAGAATAGATCCGTTTTGGGCCTTCAGCTGGTGCACCTCAAAGGCCTCGGTCGTTTCACCCCCTGCCTCGTAGGTGACCCGGCTGATTGCGCCTGAGCCCAGGTCGGTGAGTTTATAGAGCCCCCTATCGGTACCGAGCCAGAGTGCCCCCTGGGCATCCTCGATGAGCGAACGGATATCGGGCTGTGAGCCATCCCCGGTGTTCAGGCTTATCGGCACAAAACGATCTTGCTCAGGCACATAATGGTTAAGGCCTGCTCGGGTTCCGACCCAGAGGCGGTTGTCCCCTCCAAGGTAGATCGTCTCAATTTGAGCGTTGCTGAGCCCCTGCTCGCTGGCGTAGTGATAGAAGCGGCCGTTGTCAGGGTCGAATCGGCTGAGGCCCGTACGGGTACCGACCCAGATCTGCCCCAGGTGGTCTTCTGCCAGCGCTGTGATAAAACTGTCTGACAGGGAAAAGGGGACCTGCTCTCGGGGCTGGTAGACCTTGAAACGCAGGCCATCGTAACGGTTAAGGCCATCCTGGGTGCCGAACCAAAGGTAACCCCGGGAGTCCTGTAAAATGGCTGAAATGGTGTTCTGCGAGAGCCCGTCAGAGGCACCCAGCGCACTAAAGCGAATGTTACCGCTGACCGGCCCGGAGGCGGCGGCCGGAAGTGAAAATATGGTCCACAGGCACAACATGAAACTGGCAACAATGCTGTAGTGGACTCGTTTTCGTGTCATCTATCCTGGCCTGTTTTAAGGTCGTAGAGATCGTCTGGGAGAAACGGCACGTCCTGTAAAAAAAAACATCTACCTCAGAATGCTACCATAACAACGCCGCCAGCACGCAACCAGCTTTTATACACCCTGACGGCACCGGAGACAGTGAAAAACCAAGCTTTCGTGCAGCCGGGTTTGAGTGGAGCGGTCTCTGTCATATAGAATCAGGTGACACCGCATAAGGGATTTTGGAGAGGGGAGCATGCATACATCGGACAGCAACCGCTTACTGCTTGAGCTTGAAAAGAAACGGCGTGACATCAACAGGGCCATTATCAACCCCAGGATCGACGAACTCTCTCTGGACGACCTGGAGCCGATCCTGTCGATGGTGGCCAATGCCCGTGCTGATTATCTTTGTGCGCTCTTTGCCCTGACCACCGGCGATACGGGCATCCCCAACGAGGATCAGGTTGAGGAGCTTCGTCTGCGCCGCCAGACCTTTGATGAGTTGGTCAGCGCCGTCAATGCGCTGGAAACCGTTATCCAGCGTGGTTATCTGGATGTAAAGGCTTCACGCGGTTGAGTCCAAGCCTGCAGTTAGCCAACGTGCGGCTGCTATGACGGACTGTGCCTGCCCACTGGATCAACCGCCCCATTCTGGGGCGGTTTTCTTTTGTGCACCATTTCTGTGCGCCTTATGGGCTTCTCGGTGAGGGATTCGTCGCTAACTCTGGGCGCCGTTCCCTCTTCGGTACCCGTCTACCCCCTGTTATAGGCGGCGGGGAGAGAAAAAAGCCAAGTTGGCAAACATGCTGCATTGCTTATCCCATCAATGGAAGCATAAAGCAGGGGGCGGCAGCCGAGTTATGGGTATTTCAGGTCAACGGGCAACGCTGATATTCAGCGATCTGGATGGTTGCCTGATCGATCACGATGGCTATGGCTATGCAGCCAGCGCCCAGACCCTGGCCGAACTTCGTACGCGTGTGCCCATCATATTAAACTCCAGCAAGACCTTTGCCGAAGTCGAGCAGTGGCAGCAGGAGCTGGCGCTCGACACCCCCTTCATCTTTGAAAATGGCTCCGCCATCGCCTTTCCTCTGCACTGGAGCCCCAGCCTGCCCGCCAGCGCCTACCCTTACCGAAACCGGCTGGTGATCTCGTTGGCCGGGCCCCGAGAGCTGCTTTTGCACCGCTTAAGTGCTTTGGCCAACGACTACCGCTTTCAGGGGTTTTACAACATGTCGGTGGAGGAGGTGGTCAGCCACACGGGCCTGGACACTGAATCGGCCCGGCGTGCAAAGGAGCGACTCTTTACCGAGCCCCTGTTGTGGCAGGACGGGGAGGAGCAGCTTCTCGACTTTTCACAAGCCCTGGATGCCGATGGGCTCTGTGTTCAGCGAGGGGGGCGTTTTGTGCACGTGATGGATCGGGTGGACAAGGCCATGGCCATGCGCACCCTGCAGATCATGCTCGAACAGCGGGATAACACCTGCTACCAGACTCTGGCATTGGGAGACAGCGGCAATGACCGGCGTATGCTGGAGAGCGCCGATATTGCCTGCGTGGTGCGCAAGCCCTCAGGGGAACACCTGAAACTTAAACGGTCCCAGGGGGTGCACTATAGCACCGAGATCGGATCCTGCGGCTGGAACCAGCTGGTCAGGGAGCTGATGGCGCAGGGACTCATCAACGGGGAGAGAAATCATGGGTGACTTTTACCAGAACGGCATCATCACCACCTTGCATAACCTGTGTGACCGCCCGCTTGAGCAGTTGGAGGCGGAGTTGCAAAGTTTTTCCCGCACCCGTCCCATGGCGCTGGTCTTGCCTTCCCTGTTCTCCGAGCTGGAGGGGCCCGCCCTTAAAAATATTGTTGGCCATGTTCGCAACGCCTCCTACCTGAGCCAGATCGTGGTGGGGCTGGACCGCGCCGATGAAACGCAGTATCGCTTCGCACAGGAGTATTTCTCCCTCTTTCCCCAACCCTTTCGCATCCTCTGGAACGATGGGCCCCGCCTGAGGGCGATCGATGCCCAGTTGCAGGAGCAGGGGCTGGCGCCCCGCGAGATGGGAAAGGGGCGCAACGTCTGGTACTGCTTCGGCTATATACTCGCCTCCGGCAAGGCCCGTGCAGTGGCCTTGCATGACTGTGACGTGCTCACCTATACCCCCGAGATGCTTGCGCGCCTGATCTATCCGGTCGCCAACCCCAACTTCAGCTATGAGTTTTGCAAGGGCTACTATGCGCGAGTGGGGGGAAACAAGATTAACGGGCGGGTGAGTCGCTTGCTGGTGACCCCCCTGATACGAGCCCTCAAGTGCGTGTGCGGGCACTCCGACTACCTGGAGTATCTCGACAGCTATCGCTACCCTCTGGCGGGCGAGTTCTCCTTCCAGGTGGATGTGCTTAATGACCTTCGCATCCCCTCCGACTGGGGGCTTGAGATCGGGGTGCTGTCGGAGATGAAACGCAACTATGCCACTAACCGGATCTGCCAGGTTGATATCGCCGATGTCTACGACCACAAGCATCAACCCCTCTCCAAGGAGGACGCCAGCAAGGGGCTCAGCAAAATGAGCCACGATATCGCCAAGGCGATCTTCCGCAAGCTGGCGACCAATGGCGAGGTGTTCTCCAGCGAGCGCTTCAGGACCATCAAGGCGACCTACTATCGCATCGCCCTCGACTTTATCGAAACCTACCATAATGACGCGCGCATCAACGGTCTGGAGCTGGATCGTCACGATGAGGAGGAGGCGGTGGAGCTCTTTGCCCGTAACATCATGGAGGCGGGTAACTACTTCCTCGACAACCCGATGGAGAAGCCCTTTATCCCGAGCTGGAACCGGGTGATCTCGGCCCAGCCCGATATTTTGCAGCGCCTGTATGAGGCAGTGGAGGAGGATAACCAGGAGATGGGGGGACTATGAGCTGCTTTTCGCTGCGTGCCCGGGTCGAAGAGCATCTGCGGCAGATCTACGGGGCGCGCGAAACGCAGGAGCTTGAGGCCATCACCGACCGCTTGCTGTCGGCGATGGGACTCCGCGCGGAGGCGCCCTGTCTCGGGCAGGGGGTTGAGCAACCCAGCCAGTGGAGTGCGGCCGATGCTTACCTGATCAGCTACGGTGACAGCATCTACCGGGAGGGGGAGAAACCCCTCCATAGCCTGTATCGATTCCTTAAGCAGGAGCTGGATGGGGTGGTGAGTGCGGTTCACCTGTTGCCTTTTTTCCCCTACACCTCGGACGACGGCTTCGCAGTGATGGATTTCACCAGCGTGAATCAAACGTTGGGCGATTGGGAAGACATCGAGGCGATTGCCGGCGACTTTGTGCTGATGGCGGACCTGGTGATCAATCACATCTCTTCGCGCAGTGCCTGGTTTGAAAACTTCCAGGCCGGGGTGGATCCGGGGCGTGACTATTTCATCTGCCGGGACCCGGCCGAGGACCTCTCTAGGGTGGTCAGGCCGAGGGCCAGTGAGCTGTTGCGGGAGGTGCAGACGGTGGCGGGTCCACGCCATGTCTGGTGTACTTTCGGCCCGGACCAGGTCGACCTGGATTTTAGTAACCCCGAACTGCTGGTTGAGTTTGCGCGCATCGTCCACCTTTACCTGCAACGGGGTGTGAGGGTGTTCCGCCTCGATGCGATCGCCTTTCTCTGGAAGCAGGTGGGCAGCGACTGCCTGCACCGTCCGCAGACCCACGAGATTGTTCGTCTGTTGCGCACCCTGGTACTCCACGCCGAGCCAGCGGCGCTGCTGGTGACCGAAACCAATGTGCCCAGTCGGGAAAATCTCTCCTACTTCGGTAACGGCAACGAAGCCCATATGGTGTACAACTTCCCGTTGCCACCGTTGCTGCTGCATACCCTCTACGCCGGCGATTGCCATGCCCTCAGCGAGTGGCTGATGAGCATGCCGGCACCGCCGCTGGGCTCCACCTATTTCAACTTTATCGCCTCCCATGATGGCATCGGGT from Aestuariirhabdus litorea encodes:
- a CDS encoding HAD-IIB family hydrolase; translated protein: MGISGQRATLIFSDLDGCLIDHDGYGYAASAQTLAELRTRVPIILNSSKTFAEVEQWQQELALDTPFIFENGSAIAFPLHWSPSLPASAYPYRNRLVISLAGPRELLLHRLSALANDYRFQGFYNMSVEEVVSHTGLDTESARRAKERLFTEPLLWQDGEEQLLDFSQALDADGLCVQRGGRFVHVMDRVDKAMAMRTLQIMLEQRDNTCYQTLALGDSGNDRRMLESADIACVVRKPSGEHLKLKRSQGVHYSTEIGSCGWNQLVRELMAQGLINGERNHG
- a CDS encoding glycosyl transferase; translated protein: MGDFYQNGIITTLHNLCDRPLEQLEAELQSFSRTRPMALVLPSLFSELEGPALKNIVGHVRNASYLSQIVVGLDRADETQYRFAQEYFSLFPQPFRILWNDGPRLRAIDAQLQEQGLAPREMGKGRNVWYCFGYILASGKARAVALHDCDVLTYTPEMLARLIYPVANPNFSYEFCKGYYARVGGNKINGRVSRLLVTPLIRALKCVCGHSDYLEYLDSYRYPLAGEFSFQVDVLNDLRIPSDWGLEIGVLSEMKRNYATNRICQVDIADVYDHKHQPLSKEDASKGLSKMSHDIAKAIFRKLATNGEVFSSERFRTIKATYYRIALDFIETYHNDARINGLELDRHDEEEAVELFARNIMEAGNYFLDNPMEKPFIPSWNRVISAQPDILQRLYEAVEEDNQEMGGL
- a CDS encoding sugar phosphorylase — protein: MSCFSLRARVEEHLRQIYGARETQELEAITDRLLSAMGLRAEAPCLGQGVEQPSQWSAADAYLISYGDSIYREGEKPLHSLYRFLKQELDGVVSAVHLLPFFPYTSDDGFAVMDFTSVNQTLGDWEDIEAIAGDFVLMADLVINHISSRSAWFENFQAGVDPGRDYFICRDPAEDLSRVVRPRASELLREVQTVAGPRHVWCTFGPDQVDLDFSNPELLVEFARIVHLYLQRGVRVFRLDAIAFLWKQVGSDCLHRPQTHEIVRLLRTLVLHAEPAALLVTETNVPSRENLSYFGNGNEAHMVYNFPLPPLLLHTLYAGDCHALSEWLMSMPAPPLGSTYFNFIASHDGIGLRPVEGILSELERDRMVAMVEQLGGRVSVRKLEGRVVPYELNISLFDALSASYQGSDPWQQARFLCAHCLMLALQGVPAFYIHSLLATPNDYERLLHTGNARSINRHRWSADRLAEALENSQSPQRQVLEAMRSLLAIRRQQPALHPNASQYVLQLGSEVFGVWRQSLGQHQTLFALTNVTDRVQCVSLHSVNLDAAVEWRELLSGVRLAPDQASIELQPYQSVWLSSL